In the Kwoniella shivajii chromosome 2, complete sequence genome, one interval contains:
- a CDS encoding 3-O-alpha-D-mannopyranosyl-alpha-D-mannopyranose xylosylphosphotransferase, which translates to MFKRLAFSYPECGDCLTMALVTASGPLGLSAFFPPKGTTFENQPLAPGQSYPRYLPPPHLPLTPTWHEADFSLETVMSTTALPGESVNLREFTMKLLSRYQYLSAKSVSHFHMLKSAEHAHRVFKMIQDNPQVSILGLNDDIEEDYEEVKDIMQEWFELRWPKKAVWERDWDPVKDKLED; encoded by the exons ATGTTCAAACGGCTCGCCTTCTCGTATCCTGAATGTGGAGACTGTC TGACTATGGCTTTGGTGACTGCTTCTGGACCTTTAGGTCTGTCTGCGTTCTTTCCCCCAAAGGGTACCACTTTCGAAAATCAGCCTCTTGCTCCCGGTCAATCGTATCCACGTTATCTGCCACCACCACACTTGCCTCTCACACCGACGTGGCATGAAGCAGACTTTTCCTTGGAGACTGTCATGTCAACGACGGCTCTTCCTGGAGAATCTGTCAACTTGCGAGAGTTCACCATGAAGCTGCTTTCACGATATCAATATTTGTCTG CCAAATCCGTATCACATTTCCATATGCTTAAATCGGCTGAGCATGCTCACAGAGTGTTCAAGATGATTCAAGATAATCCTCAAGTCAGTATATTAGGGCTCAACGATGACATTGAGGAAGACTACGAGGAAGTCAAGGACATCATGCAGGAATGGTTCGAGCTGAGATGGCCAAAGAAGGCCGTGTGGGAACGAGATTGGGATCCTGTCAAGGACAAATTAGAGGATTGA